The following are encoded in a window of Brevibacillus sp. DP1.3A genomic DNA:
- the fetB gene encoding iron export ABC transporter permease subunit FetB produces MTHTFTFSYMWLLFAYAFVFIALLLSVWQKLGLEKDILIGTIRSTVQLLAIGYVLHFVFAADSVWFILLIILMMISVASWNAASRAKHLSGIFWRISLSLAITEIITMGLLVVLGLVSPTPQYLIPMSGMIIGSSMIVTSLFLTHMNREVEASRGEIETLLCLGATTRQAVHVVLKRAVKASMIPTFDTMKTIGLVQLPGMMTGMIVAGASPIEAVRYQILIMLSFSSSAAISAVLISMLSYQLWFTRDSMLHS; encoded by the coding sequence ATGACGCATACGTTTACGTTTTCATACATGTGGCTACTCTTTGCCTATGCCTTTGTTTTCATCGCCCTTCTGCTCTCCGTTTGGCAGAAGCTCGGCTTGGAAAAAGACATTTTGATTGGCACCATCCGCTCTACCGTTCAATTGCTCGCAATCGGTTACGTCCTACATTTTGTCTTTGCTGCCGATAGTGTCTGGTTTATTTTATTAATCATTCTCATGATGATCTCGGTCGCTTCATGGAACGCTGCCAGCAGAGCGAAGCATTTATCGGGGATCTTTTGGCGGATCTCCCTTTCACTTGCGATAACAGAGATCATCACCATGGGACTGTTGGTTGTACTCGGGCTTGTCTCTCCTACGCCGCAGTATCTCATTCCGATGAGCGGCATGATTATTGGCAGCTCCATGATCGTCACGAGCCTTTTTCTCACACATATGAACAGAGAAGTAGAAGCCTCGCGTGGGGAAATCGAAACACTGCTTTGTCTGGGAGCCACTACACGCCAAGCCGTGCATGTAGTGTTGAAGCGCGCGGTCAAAGCGAGCATGATTCCTACCTTTGACACGATGAAAACAATCGGACTCGTCCAATTGCCAGGGATGATGACCGGAATGATCGTCGCGGGTGCCAGTCCCATCGAGGCCGTACGCTATCAAATCCTCATTATGCTCAGCTTCAGCTCCTCTGCGGCCATTTCGGCGGTTCTGATCAGCATGCTCAGTTATCAGCTCTGGTTTACGCGTGACTCCATGCTCCACTCTTAA
- a CDS encoding ATP-binding cassette domain-containing protein — MTIKIEALGKQIHSPTSTWLFRDVNASIKEPTIIGILGKSGQGKSTLLRILGRLLQPDAGTVFLENKEMSLWDARAWRMKISYVSQQAVMLPGNVEDNLRTVSSLHQRPFDKKLASDLMEQLYMEEIDWSKPAAQLSGGEKQRLALVRSLMLQPPVLLLDEVTASLDTKSKQAAERLLVDLHRQTGTTLIWVTHDLEEARVACKRIWFMANHQLAEDAECEAFFHSPQSVEAREFLQDGNVNAALSEVQR, encoded by the coding sequence ATGACCATCAAGATTGAAGCTTTAGGGAAACAAATACACTCTCCCACGAGTACATGGTTGTTCCGTGACGTAAACGCTAGTATTAAAGAACCTACGATTATTGGAATTCTGGGAAAATCAGGTCAGGGAAAAAGCACCTTGCTTCGTATTTTGGGTCGTCTTCTACAACCTGACGCCGGTACGGTTTTCTTGGAGAATAAAGAAATGTCACTATGGGACGCTAGAGCTTGGCGAATGAAAATCAGTTATGTGTCACAGCAAGCCGTTATGCTGCCCGGCAACGTGGAAGACAACCTACGGACAGTGAGCAGCCTGCATCAGCGTCCTTTTGATAAGAAGCTCGCTTCTGACTTGATGGAGCAGTTATATATGGAAGAGATCGATTGGTCAAAACCAGCCGCTCAACTGTCTGGCGGAGAAAAGCAACGGCTCGCTCTCGTTCGCAGCCTGATGCTTCAGCCACCTGTCCTGCTGCTGGATGAGGTCACCGCTTCACTCGATACGAAAAGCAAGCAGGCTGCTGAGCGGCTCCTCGTCGATTTGCACCGCCAAACGGGTACGACCTTAATTTGGGTCACACATGATTTAGAAGAAGCGCGAGTCGCTTGCAAGCGCATTTGGTTTATGGCCAACCACCAACTCGCAGAAGACGCTGAATGTGAAGCGTTTTTCCACTCTCCCCAATCCGTTGAAGCTCGTGAATTTTTGCAAGATGGAAATGTCAATGCTGCCCTAAGTGAGGTACAGCGATGA
- a CDS encoding YqzM family protein, translating into MAGSNKKDMNQNDVIDSAKAFFTSFGILFLVFLIALVGSIIFPPKHGEEANGGGAPTAQIDAAAVFKQNCASCHGQNLEGIAGPNLTKIGATLSADDIAKIIKDGKGGMPPGMLKKQPEIQAVSQWLSEKK; encoded by the coding sequence ATGGCTGGGTCCAACAAAAAAGACATGAATCAAAACGATGTAATTGATTCCGCGAAGGCCTTTTTCACTTCGTTTGGTATCTTGTTTCTAGTTTTTCTCATTGCACTTGTAGGATCAATTATTTTTCCACCAAAACATGGGGAAGAGGCCAATGGTGGCGGCGCACCAACTGCACAAATTGACGCTGCTGCTGTATTCAAACAAAATTGCGCTTCCTGTCACGGTCAAAATCTCGAAGGCATTGCAGGTCCAAACCTGACGAAAATTGGAGCGACGCTCAGCGCTGACGACATTGCTAAAATCATCAAAGACGGTAAGGGCGGCATGCCTCCTGGAATGCTGAAGAAACAACCAGAAATTCAAGCGGTTTCACAGTGGCTGTCGGAGAAAAAATAA
- the secG gene encoding preprotein translocase subunit SecG: MALAAKILLVIASIGLIIVVLLQSGKSAGLSGAIGGGAEQLMGKQKARGIDALLGKLTVVFAVGFMIFAILLGYFLKSGA; this comes from the coding sequence ATGGCATTGGCTGCGAAAATTTTACTTGTGATTGCAAGTATTGGCTTAATTATCGTCGTGTTGCTGCAATCGGGAAAAAGTGCCGGCCTTTCCGGAGCGATTGGTGGCGGCGCTGAGCAACTGATGGGCAAACAAAAAGCCCGCGGGATTGACGCACTTTTAGGGAAACTGACCGTTGTATTTGCGGTTGGCTTCATGATTTTTGCGATTTTGCTCGGGTATTTCTTGAAATCAGGAGCGTAA
- the rnr gene encoding ribonuclease R: MEDQEKILAFMREQAYHPMTVRELEEAFGIKDSATFKELVKTLNALEASGEVIRTRANRYGVPEKMNLVRGRLQSHPKGFGFVIPETPDMDDVYVHANDMNGALHGDTVFVRVEKEAGGNRLEGQIIRIVERGIKQVVGTFKDERHYAFVIPDEKRIGKDIFIPKDSFNGAVDGHKVVVSIVRYPEGRVNPEGEVVEILGHKNDPGVDILSIIRKFNLPEAFPEDVLAEAEAAPDEISEEEIKGRRDLRDRMMVTIDGADAKDLDDAVSLEKLPNGNVRLGVHIADVSYYVRDKSQLDNEAYRRGTSVYLVDRVIPMLPHRLSNGICSLNPQVDRLTISCDMEMDAGGNTVKYDIFLSVIRTDERMTYADVRSILDEKDEALIEKYSQLVPMFEEMKNLALTLRKKRMQRGAIDFDFREAKIYVDEEGTPTEIGFRTRSIAEQIIEEFMLAANETVAEHFHWMKQPFMYRIHEDPNAEKLMAFMEFITNFGYSIRGKGNSVHPRALQQLLEEVKGTPEEIIISTVMLRSMKQARYDAESLGHYGLSTEFYTHFTSPIRRYPDLIVHRRIREWIELGNQISEKRLGYWAEQMPVIAEHASQRERLAVDAERETDDLKKAEFMLERVGEEFEGVISSVTSFGIFVELPNTIEGLVHVSFLTDDYYHYHEKMFALVGERTGKQYRIGDVVEVRVANVNVDERTIDFEVVGMPKAGFRGSRERAPRVIDGRGGDRKPTRGKQQDRSRTGRPDRPDRPGRPDRQKDKKHPAEIRQKYKDRRKAEGNKPPRRAGSGKASSGEEVLPIGTGEGDTPTKRQKGFWEDLVKSKKKNRKNVASQVKRKRR; this comes from the coding sequence ATGGAAGACCAAGAAAAAATACTCGCGTTTATGCGAGAGCAAGCATACCACCCGATGACGGTGAGGGAACTGGAAGAAGCGTTTGGAATTAAGGATTCTGCCACGTTCAAGGAGCTTGTGAAAACACTGAATGCACTGGAAGCGAGCGGAGAGGTGATCCGCACCAGAGCAAATCGGTACGGCGTCCCTGAAAAAATGAATCTGGTACGTGGACGTCTGCAAAGTCATCCGAAGGGCTTTGGATTTGTGATCCCGGAGACACCTGACATGGATGACGTATACGTACATGCGAATGATATGAATGGAGCGCTCCATGGCGATACGGTTTTTGTCCGCGTGGAAAAAGAAGCAGGCGGCAATCGTCTGGAAGGGCAGATCATTCGCATTGTCGAGCGTGGAATCAAGCAGGTAGTAGGGACATTCAAGGATGAGAGGCATTACGCGTTTGTCATCCCCGACGAAAAACGAATCGGCAAAGATATTTTCATCCCGAAAGACTCCTTCAACGGAGCAGTAGATGGTCACAAGGTAGTCGTGAGCATCGTTCGCTATCCAGAGGGACGTGTGAATCCAGAGGGTGAAGTCGTCGAGATTCTCGGACATAAGAACGATCCGGGCGTCGATATTCTGTCGATCATCCGCAAGTTTAACTTGCCTGAGGCTTTTCCTGAGGACGTATTAGCTGAGGCTGAGGCAGCACCAGATGAGATATCCGAGGAAGAGATCAAGGGTCGTCGTGACTTGCGTGATCGGATGATGGTCACCATTGATGGAGCAGATGCCAAAGACTTGGATGATGCTGTGTCTCTTGAGAAGCTGCCAAATGGAAACGTAAGACTCGGCGTGCATATCGCTGACGTGAGCTATTACGTTCGCGATAAGTCCCAGCTGGATAATGAGGCGTATCGTCGTGGTACCAGTGTCTACTTGGTTGACCGCGTCATTCCGATGCTGCCACATCGCTTGTCCAACGGAATATGCAGTCTCAATCCGCAGGTGGATCGCTTGACGATTTCTTGTGATATGGAGATGGATGCAGGCGGGAACACCGTTAAGTACGATATATTTTTGAGCGTGATTCGTACAGATGAGCGCATGACGTATGCGGATGTACGAAGTATTTTGGACGAAAAGGACGAAGCGCTGATCGAGAAGTACAGCCAGCTCGTCCCGATGTTCGAGGAAATGAAAAACCTGGCCCTGACGCTACGTAAGAAACGGATGCAGCGTGGTGCCATTGACTTTGACTTCCGCGAAGCGAAAATTTACGTCGATGAAGAGGGAACCCCTACGGAAATCGGCTTCCGTACGAGATCGATTGCGGAACAGATCATCGAAGAGTTCATGCTCGCAGCCAACGAAACGGTGGCAGAGCACTTCCACTGGATGAAGCAGCCGTTCATGTACCGGATTCACGAAGATCCTAATGCTGAAAAGCTCATGGCCTTTATGGAGTTCATCACGAATTTTGGCTACTCGATCCGCGGCAAGGGCAATTCTGTTCATCCACGTGCGTTGCAGCAGTTGCTGGAAGAGGTAAAAGGAACGCCGGAAGAAATTATTATCAGCACCGTCATGCTGCGGTCGATGAAGCAAGCGCGCTACGACGCGGAAAGTCTGGGGCATTACGGCTTGTCTACGGAGTTTTATACCCATTTTACTTCGCCGATTCGCCGTTATCCCGACCTGATCGTACATCGTCGCATTCGCGAATGGATCGAGCTAGGGAATCAAATATCAGAAAAACGTCTGGGGTACTGGGCAGAGCAAATGCCAGTAATCGCAGAGCATGCGTCACAGCGTGAACGATTGGCTGTCGATGCCGAACGTGAAACAGACGATCTGAAAAAAGCGGAGTTCATGCTGGAACGAGTGGGAGAAGAATTCGAAGGCGTCATCTCCAGCGTCACTTCGTTTGGAATTTTCGTCGAGCTGCCTAACACGATTGAAGGTTTGGTGCACGTCAGCTTTTTGACCGACGACTACTATCATTACCATGAGAAAATGTTCGCACTGGTCGGTGAGCGTACAGGCAAGCAGTATCGGATCGGCGATGTCGTTGAGGTACGTGTAGCGAATGTCAACGTGGATGAACGCACCATCGACTTCGAAGTCGTCGGGATGCCGAAGGCTGGCTTCCGCGGTAGCCGTGAGCGTGCGCCTCGCGTAATAGATGGTCGCGGTGGAGACCGTAAGCCGACACGTGGCAAGCAACAAGATCGTTCACGTACAGGCCGTCCAGATCGTCCAGATCGTCCAGGCAGACCAGATCGTCAAAAGGATAAAAAGCATCCGGCGGAAATCCGTCAGAAATACAAGGATCGCCGTAAAGCGGAAGGGAACAAACCTCCTCGTCGTGCTGGATCGGGCAAAGCTTCGAGCGGTGAAGAAGTGCTGCCAATTGGTACAGGAGAAGGGGATACCCCAACGAAACGCCAGAAGGGATTCTGGGAAGATCTCGTCAAGTCCAAGAAAAAGAATCGCAAAAATGTAGCCAGTCAGGTGAAACGGAAACGCCGTTAA